From Ignatzschineria sp. RMDPL8A, a single genomic window includes:
- a CDS encoding ATP-binding cassette domain-containing protein — MIEFSNLSIRMNANLLIDGFSFTLSPKMRVGIVGKNGTGKTTLFNTILGRLEPDKGDIYIPKNYVIAEVAQEIHDTSLTAFEYILSGDEELAELRKAEEKALLEEDGFAISDIHQQLERIDGYRADSRAYQLLKGLGFIEADYHKKVREFSGGWRMRLNIGKALMCRSDLLLLDEPTNHLDFETVVWVEDWLKNYGGSLMVISHDKEFLDNICTHIIHLNQQKATAYTGNYSDYLRLSAEKLAHQQALYEKNEKTRAHLQQFINRFGAKATKAKQAQSRVKALEKLEDIAPVVAENEFKFSFRTPDRLPDPLIRMDEVDFSYDGERNILQNINLTITPETRYGILGRNGEGKSTLIKLIAGELSTDQGLIVASEHLNVGYFSQHQVEYLRLDETPLWHIQQLDSTLITQEARNFLGSFGFHGEKVDEAIGPFSGGEKARLALAMIVYQKPNLLLLDEPTNHLDIEMREAIAIALQAFEGAVLMVSHDASLLKLCCDEFMLVAKKTLKPFKGDLDDYRDYLIEQNREANRKESGATEALIAPKKETSQQSREERKQLNNELRRITREKESAEKKIPKLEDQIGEIDAILGDPETYNTHSPQAIEKLNADKETLETELMALEELWLTHSGRIEEINELI; from the coding sequence ATGATCGAATTTAGTAATCTCTCCATTCGCATGAATGCGAATCTCTTAATTGATGGTTTTTCCTTTACCCTCTCGCCGAAGATGCGTGTGGGCATTGTCGGGAAAAACGGCACCGGTAAAACGACCCTCTTCAATACGATTTTAGGGCGTTTAGAGCCGGATAAGGGCGATATCTATATCCCCAAAAATTATGTGATTGCCGAGGTTGCCCAAGAGATTCACGACACCTCGCTCACCGCCTTTGAATATATTTTATCGGGCGATGAAGAGCTCGCTGAGCTCCGTAAAGCTGAAGAAAAAGCGCTCCTTGAAGAGGATGGATTTGCCATTAGCGATATTCATCAACAGCTCGAACGCATCGATGGATACCGGGCCGATAGCCGTGCCTACCAGCTCCTTAAAGGGCTTGGGTTTATTGAAGCGGATTACCATAAAAAAGTACGCGAATTTTCGGGCGGATGGCGCATGCGTCTCAATATTGGTAAGGCGCTGATGTGTCGCTCCGATCTTCTCCTCCTTGACGAACCGACGAACCACCTTGACTTTGAAACGGTGGTTTGGGTGGAAGATTGGCTCAAAAATTATGGCGGCTCACTGATGGTGATCTCCCATGACAAAGAGTTTCTCGACAATATCTGCACCCACATCATTCATCTCAATCAGCAAAAAGCGACCGCCTATACCGGAAACTACAGCGATTATCTGCGCCTCAGTGCGGAAAAACTAGCGCACCAACAAGCGCTCTATGAGAAAAATGAGAAGACTCGCGCCCATCTGCAACAATTTATCAATCGATTTGGCGCGAAAGCGACAAAAGCGAAACAAGCACAAAGCCGTGTTAAAGCGCTTGAAAAACTGGAAGATATTGCACCGGTGGTGGCGGAAAACGAATTTAAATTTAGCTTTAGAACGCCCGATCGCCTGCCCGATCCGCTCATTCGCATGGATGAAGTGGATTTTTCTTACGATGGCGAACGCAACATTTTGCAAAACATCAATCTCACCATCACCCCCGAAACTCGTTACGGCATTTTAGGGCGAAATGGTGAGGGCAAATCGACACTCATTAAACTGATCGCAGGCGAACTTAGCACCGATCAAGGCCTAATCGTCGCCTCCGAGCATTTAAATGTGGGCTATTTTTCTCAGCATCAAGTGGAATATCTTCGCCTTGATGAGACGCCGCTTTGGCATATTCAGCAACTCGATAGCACGTTAATTACCCAAGAAGCGCGCAATTTTCTTGGCTCGTTTGGTTTCCATGGGGAAAAAGTCGATGAAGCGATCGGCCCCTTTTCAGGCGGTGAAAAAGCCCGTCTTGCCCTTGCGATGATCGTCTATCAAAAGCCGAACCTGCTCCTCCTTGACGAACCGACGAACCACCTCGATATTGAGATGCGTGAAGCGATCGCCATTGCGCTGCAAGCCTTTGAGGGCGCGGTGCTGATGGTCTCCCATGATGCCTCGCTCCTAAAACTTTGTTGCGATGAATTTATGTTGGTGGCGAAAAAGACGCTCAAGCCCTTTAAAGGCGATCTCGATGATTATCGTGATTACCTTATTGAGCAAAATCGAGAAGCAAATCGTAAAGAGAGTGGCGCAACGGAAGCGCTTATCGCACCGAAAAAAGAGACTTCTCAGCAGAGCCGTGAAGAGCGTAAGCAGCTCAACAATGAGCTCCGCCGGATTACCCGTGAAAAAGAGAGTGCCGAGAAAAAGATTCCGAAACTTGAGGATCAAATTGGCGAGATCGACGCGATTTTGGGCGATCCTGAGACCTATAATACTCATTCGCCCCAAGCGATCGAGAAGCTCAACGCCGATAAAGAGACCCTTGAAACCGAGCTGATGGCGCTTGAAGAACTTTGGCTGACCCATAGCGGACGCATTGAAGAGATTAACGAGCTGATTTAA
- the folP gene encoding dihydropteroate synthase, with protein sequence MAKILRFNQTSLHFDRTQIMGILNVTPNSFSDGGDYYDAEKALEHAYQMIEEGADIIDIGAESTNPKAAPITAEEEIARLLPVVKKLTAHINVPISIDTFRAKTMAVMIAEGADIINDVTGLSDPDSLPIIAKSEAAVCLMHQLGNHEKMHIEGDLTYPGGITHSVTEHLLKIAYRCENAGIDASRIILDPGFGFDKTNPDQLSLLNEIHHLIGTDYPVLVGVSRKRLIGAVTHVDVAKERLAGNLSAALWAMNAGAEILRVHDVKATKEAFLMWEAIESATPTLPSNDLT encoded by the coding sequence ATGGCTAAAATTCTACGCTTTAATCAAACATCGCTTCATTTCGATCGCACCCAAATTATGGGCATTTTAAATGTCACCCCCAACTCATTTTCCGATGGGGGCGATTATTATGATGCTGAAAAGGCGCTCGAACACGCCTATCAGATGATTGAAGAGGGCGCAGATATTATCGATATTGGCGCAGAATCCACTAATCCGAAAGCGGCCCCCATTACCGCCGAAGAAGAGATCGCCCGCCTTCTCCCAGTCGTTAAAAAACTGACCGCGCATATCAATGTGCCGATCTCAATTGATACCTTTCGCGCTAAAACCATGGCGGTGATGATCGCGGAAGGCGCCGATATTATCAATGATGTCACCGGATTAAGTGACCCCGATTCTCTCCCCATCATTGCCAAAAGTGAGGCGGCGGTTTGCCTCATGCATCAACTTGGAAACCATGAAAAGATGCATATTGAGGGCGATCTCACCTATCCTGGCGGCATTACTCATTCGGTGACGGAACATCTCTTAAAGATCGCCTATCGCTGTGAAAATGCAGGAATTGATGCCTCGCGCATTATTTTAGACCCGGGCTTTGGCTTTGATAAAACCAATCCCGACCAGCTCTCGCTGCTTAACGAGATCCATCATCTAATCGGGACAGACTATCCCGTATTAGTCGGCGTATCTCGTAAGCGATTAATTGGGGCTGTTACCCATGTGGACGTGGCAAAAGAGCGCCTTGCGGGCAACTTAAGTGCGGCGCTCTGGGCGATGAATGCGGGTGCTGAAATCTTACGCGTGCACGATGTCAAAGCCACCAAAGAAGCCTTTTTAATGTGGGAAGCGATCGAATCGGCAACGCCGACGCTCCCCTCAAACGATTTAACTTAA
- a CDS encoding heme biosynthesis HemY N-terminal domain-containing protein, whose translation MRRFGILFWTILIPALAAFLVSVIRKEPGLVMISGPIPFLGERTIYLTFLGAIVFGIGGFFSLYFILRFFSRLIRTPESIGHFNRRRRAKSADREFARAQLAIYENRPKDAEKLFISAAKKSDFPSICYIGAAKASHMLGDNAQRDRYLSEIDYLDDKINEDLSLVVRGDFLIEIGEFEKAEQVLTRLVKEDRGNAKATLLLAKAYHGLGKFEELIKRLPDIQKAIRKASTPCEERGLYCDILEYAAKDLDVKRIKETWWQFPNEIKRDHASMIKYAHLLLDAGDPDSAEALLRGELRKSWDENMMMAYSQLYRGNIHQLIKQSRNFVKTHEESAIARYSLANFLVRNNELAEAEEVLMAAIKLDPTLAPAHKLFGELKLRQNDSAAALQSFQFVNDLLLSDRPAHVKKADGELLVDETVKLPETIAEVIDGEVADDADKNKEANSSEDAPKA comes from the coding sequence ATGAGACGCTTTGGTATCCTATTTTGGACCATTTTAATCCCTGCTCTTGCGGCTTTTCTGGTCTCCGTGATCCGTAAAGAACCCGGGCTTGTGATGATCTCAGGTCCCATTCCCTTCCTCGGCGAACGCACCATCTATCTCACCTTTTTAGGCGCGATTGTCTTTGGCATTGGGGGATTTTTCTCACTCTATTTTATTTTACGTTTCTTCTCACGCCTCATTCGTACACCGGAAAGCATTGGGCATTTTAATCGCCGTCGCCGTGCTAAAAGTGCCGACCGTGAATTTGCCCGTGCGCAACTTGCGATCTATGAAAATCGCCCGAAAGATGCAGAAAAACTCTTTATCTCCGCAGCGAAAAAGAGCGACTTCCCTAGCATCTGTTATATCGGCGCAGCAAAAGCCTCTCATATGCTTGGTGATAATGCCCAGCGTGACCGCTATTTAAGTGAGATTGATTATCTTGACGATAAGATCAATGAAGATCTCTCCCTTGTGGTTCGTGGCGATTTCTTAATCGAAATTGGTGAATTTGAGAAGGCAGAACAGGTGCTCACGCGCCTTGTGAAAGAGGATCGTGGTAACGCAAAAGCGACTTTACTCCTCGCGAAAGCCTACCATGGCCTTGGTAAATTTGAGGAACTCATTAAACGCCTCCCCGATATTCAAAAAGCGATTCGTAAAGCCTCAACGCCCTGTGAAGAGCGCGGTCTCTATTGCGATATTTTAGAATATGCGGCGAAAGATCTCGATGTGAAACGCATTAAAGAAACTTGGTGGCAGTTCCCGAATGAAATTAAACGCGATCATGCATCGATGATTAAATACGCCCATCTATTACTTGATGCCGGCGACCCCGATTCTGCGGAAGCGCTTCTACGTGGCGAGCTGCGTAAATCATGGGATGAAAACATGATGATGGCCTACAGTCAGCTCTATCGTGGCAACATTCATCAGCTCATTAAACAATCGCGTAATTTTGTGAAAACTCATGAAGAGAGCGCCATTGCCCGTTATTCCCTTGCGAATTTTTTAGTCCGTAATAACGAGCTTGCCGAAGCGGAAGAGGTATTAATGGCGGCGATCAAACTCGATCCAACCTTAGCGCCTGCGCATAAACTCTTTGGTGAATTAAAACTTCGTCAAAATGATTCGGCGGCAGCGCTTCAATCATTCCAATTTGTGAATGATCTGCTTCTTTCTGATCGCCCGGCTCATGTGAAAAAGGCCGATGGTGAATTGTTAGTTGATGAAACCGTGAAACTTCCCGAGACCATTGCGGAAGTGATCGACGGTGAAGTCGCGGATGATGCAGACAAGAATAAAGAGGCAAACTCAAGCGAGGACGCGCCGAAAGCGTAA
- a CDS encoding uroporphyrinogen-III C-methyltransferase translates to MKADLRQIGVIVTRPEAQAESLLNRIHEHGGKGFLVPALAIVNARNSKGAKRILSQSDQNDYFLFTSPNSVIFAKKLGFKFPVDKGYISIGLGTEKALHAEGITHDVNDKIITAPKPYTSEALIETLKSYDLTDQSVLIVSGEGGRRLLGDALIEQGAKTKYVNVYRRVKPKTFALEPVTTYIKEHPVLLTLTSSEAIDTLLPALQDAELMETIDAVIVGSDRLANHAIDVGFHNPIVAQSALEDDLWDAIVTYSESLTQTDNNEATMQENNDTKKTPKEELESIETADTVGAESSNSPAKNDTPEKKSSAKSDVIGANNKKTNKANKAKKEFVEMPLGPTPEESTPVVTEKVVEKKGGGIAWLACAIALGSLGFSSYLYLNPPAPKSVETPAVDTSHIDNAIATLKGDLSSVQSQLQTLPKTAEKIDLSGLDSAQKAIENLTKKVDNLTVIQSQNQKMESMIEALKEANSALQTDFNDQKVLLTGITDLAKDASKRADTLAVELAQNKITQDSTIIEARELIKTIKNTTDLDTFKLAEIEYLLKFAKYKLEYERDTDSAINVLETAKARMAGIEAIPFTVAIGHVDATLEMLKTFNDNNQHRDVTAAKLFEITKEIAHAPLKEDGAIAAFRDKIYSTQKEIETDKAWYKNILSSLVFVEQETVEPPKLMAELDSLYIQHNIQVQLSAARLALLQNMPALHKDSVTLARTWIVEYFDPRDASVAKAVAELDLMLEQDYSQALPDVTPAILAFSAAIEARQPKGGQ, encoded by the coding sequence ATGAAAGCAGATCTACGTCAAATCGGTGTCATCGTGACCCGTCCTGAAGCACAGGCAGAATCACTCTTAAATCGCATTCACGAGCATGGCGGAAAAGGCTTTTTAGTCCCCGCCCTTGCCATTGTTAATGCGCGCAACAGCAAAGGGGCAAAACGCATCTTAAGCCAGAGCGATCAGAATGATTACTTCCTCTTTACGAGCCCCAATTCCGTTATTTTTGCCAAAAAACTGGGCTTTAAATTCCCGGTGGACAAGGGGTATATCTCCATTGGCCTTGGGACGGAAAAAGCGCTCCACGCAGAAGGCATTACCCACGATGTGAATGATAAAATCATCACCGCGCCCAAACCTTACACTTCTGAAGCCTTGATCGAAACGCTTAAATCATACGATTTGACCGATCAATCGGTGCTGATTGTAAGCGGTGAAGGCGGACGTAGATTACTTGGCGATGCCCTCATCGAACAGGGCGCGAAGACGAAATATGTCAATGTCTATCGCCGGGTGAAACCAAAAACATTTGCTCTTGAACCGGTCACAACTTATATCAAAGAGCATCCCGTTCTCCTGACGCTAACAAGCTCAGAGGCGATCGATACCCTCCTACCTGCCCTACAAGATGCAGAATTAATGGAGACAATCGATGCGGTTATCGTGGGCAGTGACCGGCTCGCAAATCATGCGATCGACGTGGGTTTTCACAATCCGATCGTAGCTCAATCGGCGCTTGAAGATGATCTTTGGGACGCAATCGTAACCTATAGTGAATCGCTCACTCAAACTGATAATAATGAGGCGACTATGCAAGAAAATAACGACACCAAAAAGACTCCTAAGGAGGAGCTTGAATCGATTGAAACCGCTGACACGGTCGGTGCGGAATCATCCAATTCTCCCGCAAAAAACGATACGCCAGAGAAAAAATCGTCTGCGAAATCCGATGTGATCGGCGCAAACAATAAAAAAACCAATAAAGCCAACAAAGCGAAAAAAGAATTCGTCGAAATGCCGCTTGGCCCAACGCCTGAAGAATCCACCCCCGTTGTAACGGAAAAAGTAGTGGAGAAAAAAGGCGGTGGCATTGCGTGGCTTGCCTGTGCGATTGCTCTGGGTTCGCTCGGCTTTAGTAGTTATCTCTACTTAAATCCACCGGCGCCAAAATCAGTTGAGACACCGGCCGTTGATACCTCACACATTGATAACGCGATCGCGACCTTAAAGGGCGATCTTTCCAGTGTACAATCTCAATTACAAACGCTTCCGAAAACTGCTGAAAAGATCGATTTAAGTGGCCTTGATTCGGCGCAAAAAGCGATTGAGAATTTGACGAAAAAAGTGGATAACCTCACCGTCATTCAATCACAAAACCAAAAAATGGAGAGCATGATTGAGGCGCTTAAAGAGGCCAACAGTGCTCTTCAAACCGATTTTAACGATCAGAAAGTGCTGCTCACCGGAATTACCGATCTTGCAAAAGATGCCTCAAAACGCGCTGATACCTTAGCCGTTGAACTCGCGCAAAACAAGATCACCCAAGATAGCACCATTATTGAAGCGCGCGAGCTGATCAAAACCATTAAAAACACCACCGATCTTGATACCTTTAAACTCGCTGAGATCGAATATCTGCTCAAGTTTGCCAAATATAAATTGGAATATGAACGCGATACCGATTCGGCCATTAATGTCTTAGAGACGGCCAAAGCACGCATGGCGGGCATTGAAGCGATTCCTTTTACCGTTGCGATCGGTCATGTGGACGCCACCTTGGAGATGCTCAAAACCTTCAACGATAATAATCAACATCGTGATGTCACCGCCGCAAAACTCTTTGAAATTACCAAAGAGATCGCCCATGCACCGCTTAAAGAAGATGGCGCAATTGCGGCCTTTAGAGATAAAATCTACAGCACGCAAAAAGAGATCGAGACCGATAAAGCATGGTACAAAAACATTCTCTCCTCCCTTGTCTTTGTGGAGCAAGAGACTGTTGAGCCACCAAAACTGATGGCAGAGCTCGATAGTCTCTACATTCAGCACAACATTCAAGTACAGCTCTCCGCGGCGCGCTTAGCGCTTTTACAAAATATGCCGGCGCTGCATAAGGATTCGGTCACCCTTGCCCGCACCTGGATTGTGGAATATTTCGATCCTCGTGATGCGAGCGTTGCCAAAGCCGTTGCCGAGCTTGATCTCATGCTTGAACAAGATTATAGCCAAGCGCTTCCCGATGTAACGCCTGCAATTTTAGCGTTTAGTGCGGCGATCGAAGCGCGTCAACCGAAAGGGGGTCAATAA
- the hemC gene encoding hydroxymethylbilane synthase codes for MKLTIATRESPLALWQANHVRDELLKLYPDLTVEILGMTTRGDQMLSSPLAKIGGKGLFLKELEVAMLEGRADIAVHSMKDVPVVSALPEGLIVPVVLKREDPRDAFVSDHYKSIDDLPKGAVVGSCSLRRRAQLLAHRPDLQIKDLRGNVNTRLKKLHDGEYDAIILAAAGLKRLGFDKHITETISQDLSLPAVGQGAIGIECVEANQEVRDLISKLNHEETSICVAAERAYNARLNGGCQAPIAGYAELTEKGLWVRGLVGDLDTGEIIYHELYGAPEDAQNLGVELAENLLSRGADKILEKIYG; via the coding sequence ATGAAATTAACGATCGCAACACGAGAAAGTCCTTTAGCACTCTGGCAAGCCAATCACGTTCGAGATGAACTGTTAAAACTCTATCCCGATCTAACCGTAGAGATTCTCGGGATGACCACTCGCGGCGACCAAATGCTCTCCTCACCGCTCGCTAAAATTGGCGGAAAAGGATTATTCTTAAAAGAGCTGGAAGTCGCGATGCTTGAAGGCCGTGCCGATATCGCGGTTCACTCGATGAAAGACGTTCCCGTCGTCTCAGCGCTTCCTGAAGGATTGATCGTTCCGGTGGTGCTTAAACGTGAAGATCCCCGTGATGCCTTTGTATCGGATCATTATAAATCGATCGATGATCTTCCTAAAGGCGCGGTGGTTGGATCGTGCTCTCTTCGTCGTCGCGCGCAATTGCTCGCCCATCGCCCCGATCTGCAAATTAAAGATCTCCGCGGCAATGTGAACACTCGTCTTAAAAAGCTCCATGATGGCGAATATGATGCGATTATTCTCGCCGCCGCCGGATTAAAACGCTTAGGCTTTGATAAGCACATCACCGAAACCATTAGCCAAGATCTCTCCCTCCCCGCGGTTGGGCAAGGCGCGATCGGCATTGAGTGCGTTGAGGCGAATCAAGAGGTGCGCGATCTAATCTCAAAACTCAATCATGAAGAGACCTCCATCTGCGTTGCGGCCGAAAGAGCCTATAACGCGCGCTTAAATGGCGGTTGTCAGGCGCCGATTGCAGGCTATGCGGAACTCACCGAAAAAGGGTTATGGGTTCGCGGTCTTGTCGGCGATCTTGATACAGGAGAGATCATCTATCATGAGCTCTACGGCGCTCCGGAAGATGCCCAAAATTTAGGCGTCGAACTTGCGGAGAATCTCTTATCTCGTGGAGCCGATAAAATTTTAGAAAAAATCTACGGGTAG